In the genome of Microbacterium saperdae, one region contains:
- a CDS encoding nucleotide sugar dehydrogenase yields the protein MRIAVVALGKIGLPLAVQFASSGHDVIGVDVNQKAVDIINEGREPFPGEAHLEERLAELIPAGRLRATTDYAEAIPGADAVVLVAPVFVNDETWEPDFKYMDSATKSLAEHLTPGTLVSYETTLPVGTTRNRWKPMLEEGSGLVEGKDFFLAYSPERVLTGRVFADLRKYPKLIGALSDEGNRRAREFYEAVLQFDERTDLPRPNGVWDLGTTEASEMAKLAETTYRDVNIGLANQFGLFAASHGIDVYKVIEACNSQPYSHIHRPGIAVGGHCIPVYPRLYLSTDPDADIVRVARQLNASMPERLVAQAEGILGDLSGLRAVVLGAAYRGGVKETAFSGVFPTVKALKDRGADVVVHDPLYTDEELRGLGFEPYAIGGEVDLAVLQTDHADYKELTPAQLPGIKLIVDGRAATDPALWAGTPRIVVGTAS from the coding sequence ATGCGTATCGCCGTCGTGGCCCTCGGAAAGATCGGGCTCCCTCTCGCCGTCCAGTTCGCCTCCTCCGGTCACGACGTGATCGGCGTCGATGTCAACCAGAAGGCGGTCGACATCATCAATGAGGGGCGCGAACCGTTTCCCGGGGAGGCCCACCTCGAGGAGCGTCTGGCCGAGCTGATCCCCGCCGGACGTCTGCGCGCGACGACGGACTACGCCGAAGCGATCCCCGGTGCCGACGCCGTCGTGCTGGTCGCGCCGGTCTTCGTCAACGATGAGACCTGGGAGCCGGACTTCAAGTACATGGATTCGGCCACGAAGTCGCTCGCCGAGCACCTCACCCCCGGAACGCTCGTATCCTACGAGACCACGCTGCCGGTCGGCACCACGCGCAATCGCTGGAAGCCGATGCTCGAAGAGGGCTCGGGCCTCGTGGAAGGCAAGGACTTCTTCCTCGCGTACTCGCCCGAGCGCGTGCTCACCGGTCGTGTGTTCGCCGATCTGCGCAAGTACCCCAAGCTCATCGGCGCACTGTCCGACGAGGGCAACCGTCGGGCACGTGAGTTCTACGAGGCCGTGCTGCAGTTCGACGAGCGCACCGACCTTCCGCGCCCGAACGGCGTGTGGGATCTCGGAACGACCGAAGCGTCCGAGATGGCGAAGCTCGCGGAGACGACGTACCGTGACGTCAACATCGGTCTCGCCAATCAGTTCGGGCTCTTCGCGGCGTCGCACGGTATCGACGTGTACAAGGTGATCGAGGCCTGCAACTCGCAGCCGTACAGCCACATCCACCGGCCCGGCATCGCTGTCGGCGGCCACTGCATCCCCGTTTACCCGCGTCTGTACCTGTCGACCGACCCCGACGCCGATATCGTGCGTGTCGCGCGCCAGCTGAACGCCTCGATGCCGGAGCGACTCGTGGCGCAGGCAGAGGGTATCCTCGGCGACTTGAGCGGTCTGCGTGCCGTCGTGCTCGGTGCCGCGTACCGCGGAGGGGTGAAGGAGACGGCGTTCTCCGGTGTCTTCCCGACGGTGAAGGCGCTCAAGGATCGCGGCGCGGACGTGGTCGTTCACGATCCGCTCTACACCGATGAGGAACTGCGTGGTCTCGGGTTCGAGCCGTACGCGATCGGCGGCGAGGTCGATCTGGCCGTTCTGCAGACCGACCATGCCGACTACAAGGAGCTCACTCCTGCCCAGCTGCCCGGGATCAAGCTCATCGTCGACGGCCGCGCGGCGACCGACCCGGCGTTGTGGGCGGGCACGCCACGCATCGTCGTGGGCACCGCGAGCTGA
- a CDS encoding cell wall-binding repeat-containing protein: MRHRSHRRRRAAAAAIALSTLAVSAPLVAYASDGPSAAQHGSESATAAAPAPSIERLFGADRYETAAAVSADVFEAGTITAFVASGRDFPDALSAAPVSGLMNGPVLLTQPGWLPPATAREVAALKLDSVFVVGGPGAVSDTVLTQLDPLTAEGSFRMGGRNRYETAATMASWLKLEFPHVVYLASGDDYPDALTGAAAAGSAHDPVLLTGRDTLPVETAAALKRFAPSTVVALGGTGAVSDAVLDRAAAATGTQTGTDRFAGSTRYDTAVEVSRNTFAAGVPVVYIASGESFADALAGAAAGGSLGGPVLLTPPEEMPASAITELTRLAPARVIVLGGPTVVSETVVTQIEDALL; encoded by the coding sequence ATGCGCCACCGTTCACATCGTCGTCGGCGCGCAGCCGCCGCGGCCATCGCACTGTCGACCCTCGCCGTCTCCGCTCCACTCGTCGCATACGCGAGCGACGGTCCCTCCGCTGCTCAGCACGGTTCCGAGTCGGCCACGGCCGCTGCCCCTGCTCCCTCGATCGAGCGACTGTTCGGAGCCGATAGGTACGAGACCGCCGCCGCCGTGTCTGCCGATGTGTTCGAGGCCGGAACCATCACGGCATTCGTCGCGAGCGGCCGCGATTTCCCCGACGCCCTCTCGGCCGCCCCCGTCTCCGGCCTCATGAACGGTCCCGTCCTTCTGACCCAGCCGGGCTGGCTTCCTCCCGCCACCGCGCGAGAGGTCGCGGCGTTGAAGCTCGATTCGGTCTTCGTCGTCGGAGGGCCGGGGGCGGTCAGCGACACCGTGCTCACACAGCTCGACCCGTTGACGGCCGAGGGTTCCTTCCGCATGGGCGGAAGGAACCGCTATGAGACGGCCGCCACGATGGCGTCCTGGCTCAAGCTGGAGTTCCCGCACGTCGTCTATCTCGCGAGCGGCGATGACTACCCCGACGCACTCACCGGTGCTGCCGCTGCGGGGTCCGCTCATGATCCCGTCCTCCTCACCGGGCGCGACACTCTGCCCGTCGAGACCGCTGCGGCGCTGAAGCGCTTCGCCCCGTCGACCGTCGTCGCTCTGGGCGGCACCGGAGCGGTCAGCGACGCCGTGCTCGACCGAGCGGCCGCCGCGACCGGCACGCAGACGGGCACCGATCGATTCGCAGGAAGCACACGCTACGACACCGCGGTCGAGGTGTCACGGAACACCTTCGCCGCGGGAGTCCCCGTGGTCTACATCGCCAGTGGTGAGAGCTTCGCCGATGCGCTCGCGGGTGCAGCTGCGGGAGGAAGCCTCGGGGGTCCGGTCCTGTTGACCCCGCCCGAAGAGATGCCCGCCTCGGCGATCACCGAGCTCACGCGCCTCGCCCCTGCACGCGTGATCGTTCTCGGCGGTCCGACCGTCGTCAGCGAGACCGTCGTCACTCAGATCGAGGACGCTCTCCTCTGA
- a CDS encoding cell wall-binding repeat-containing protein, translated as MSSRQSRRIVAVATIVALSLTGAIAANADSVDDPALLPPLDASPGAQELGQGARFHLDESVAAAPRSTQDARRAASAPAVVTGVASSEVTATGARVTWTAPADNGSPLTGYHLQLLFGGSVIDEIVSSSPITGTTISELQPDKNYEFRVAAVNAIGTGPFSTPVSFQTSHSSIERQFGADRFETAVQVSQNAFPYSGVPVTFLANGLNFPDALAAAAAAGAFGGPVLLTRPGSVDQSTVDEVAALEPEYVIAAGGSAVVSDSVFSKVAQHATVGSERAAGSSRYQTAGLISTLWESVGTVYLANGTNFPDALAGAAAAGYNNAPVLLTKKDSLPAETAAYLSYHNPTRLIILGGPGAVSEAVVNQAQRASGSVAFTQRLFGDSRYDTAVEISRQTYTSPRVPVVYVASGQNFADALAGAGAAGALGGPVLLTDPSSISNATLAEISRLDPIRVVVLGGPSVVTPAVYAEIEAAIG; from the coding sequence TTGTCATCACGTCAGAGCCGACGCATCGTCGCCGTTGCGACCATCGTCGCCCTTTCCCTCACCGGCGCCATCGCCGCCAACGCAGACTCCGTGGACGACCCCGCACTGCTGCCCCCGCTCGACGCATCGCCTGGTGCGCAGGAGCTCGGACAGGGCGCCCGATTCCATCTGGACGAGAGTGTCGCGGCCGCGCCGCGGTCAACTCAGGATGCACGGCGAGCGGCCAGTGCTCCTGCCGTGGTCACAGGGGTGGCGAGCTCCGAGGTCACCGCGACCGGCGCACGAGTCACCTGGACGGCGCCCGCCGACAACGGCTCTCCGCTCACGGGTTACCACCTGCAGCTCCTGTTCGGCGGCAGCGTGATCGACGAGATCGTCTCGAGCTCACCGATCACCGGTACGACCATCTCGGAGCTCCAGCCGGACAAGAACTACGAGTTCCGCGTCGCGGCCGTCAACGCCATCGGCACGGGGCCGTTCTCGACTCCGGTGTCCTTCCAGACCTCGCACTCCTCGATCGAGCGGCAGTTCGGTGCCGATCGCTTCGAGACCGCCGTGCAGGTGTCGCAGAACGCCTTCCCCTACTCCGGCGTCCCGGTGACGTTCCTCGCGAACGGGCTGAACTTCCCCGACGCGCTCGCCGCAGCCGCTGCCGCCGGCGCATTCGGCGGTCCCGTCCTCCTCACCCGCCCCGGCAGCGTGGATCAGTCGACGGTCGACGAGGTCGCCGCGCTCGAACCCGAGTACGTGATCGCGGCCGGTGGTTCCGCCGTCGTGAGCGATTCTGTCTTCTCCAAGGTCGCGCAGCACGCCACGGTCGGTTCGGAGCGCGCAGCCGGATCCTCCCGCTACCAGACGGCGGGACTCATCTCGACGTTGTGGGAGAGCGTCGGCACCGTCTATCTCGCCAACGGAACCAACTTCCCCGACGCCCTGGCCGGTGCAGCTGCGGCGGGGTACAACAACGCCCCGGTGCTGCTGACCAAGAAGGACTCGCTGCCCGCTGAGACGGCCGCGTACCTCAGCTACCACAATCCGACCAGGCTCATCATCCTCGGCGGCCCGGGAGCCGTCAGCGAGGCCGTGGTGAACCAGGCGCAGCGGGCCTCAGGATCCGTCGCCTTCACTCAGCGGCTGTTCGGTGACAGCCGCTACGACACCGCCGTCGAGATCTCGCGCCAGACCTACACGTCGCCGCGCGTCCCCGTGGTCTACGTCGCCAGCGGCCAGAACTTCGCAGATGCGCTCGCCGGTGCCGGAGCTGCTGGGGCGCTCGGCGGCCCTGTGCTCCTCACCGACCCGTCGAGCATCTCGAACGCGACTCTCGCAGAGATCTCCAGGCTCGACCCCATCCGAGTGGTCGTGCTCGGCGGTCCCTCGGTCGTCACGCCCGCGGTGTACGCCGAGATCGAGGCCGCGATCGGCTGA
- a CDS encoding cell wall-binding repeat-containing protein, whose product MFRRAMAMAIASTFLISALALGASSAAGTEWSAAAADAPEITFPAGPSRLSGAGRYDTAVAVSQKYSPGVEAVFVATGQNFPDALSAAAAAASVGGPLLLTPSNALPAAVRAEIVRLAPETIYIAGSQGAVSSAVETSLRGIAPVERLGGASRYDTGNSLIQRIFPRAAQAFIATGRTFPDALAATGAAGSVSAPVILVDGAQPTLTPETLALLGTLGVRSVTIVGGTGAVSPGIEGQLRSTYDTQRIGGAGRYETAANVNDAFFTPGSANAVFLATGQNFPDALAGAALAGHVKSPVYVTTAACVPEAAHLSLQRLAATSTVALGGTAVVSNQAAGNIGCLTAAAPTISGVARVNSALTANTGSWTSGTSFAYQWLANGSPISQATGASLSVSAGLAGKQISVRVTGSKAGYLSVSVQSGRTAAVSYPSRTTPIDIKNCPSWAPIKGNVGTKEKIYHVPGGRDYAKTNPEECFRTEAAAVSAGYRKSKV is encoded by the coding sequence ATGTTCAGACGCGCCATGGCCATGGCCATCGCCTCCACTTTCCTCATCTCGGCCCTCGCCCTGGGAGCATCATCGGCTGCGGGAACCGAGTGGTCGGCAGCAGCCGCCGACGCGCCTGAGATCACCTTCCCGGCGGGCCCTTCGCGACTGTCCGGTGCCGGCCGGTACGACACCGCGGTGGCTGTCTCCCAGAAATACTCCCCCGGCGTCGAGGCGGTTTTCGTCGCCACGGGCCAGAATTTCCCGGACGCGCTCTCTGCCGCCGCTGCGGCCGCGTCCGTCGGCGGTCCACTGCTGCTGACGCCGAGTAACGCCCTTCCGGCTGCCGTGCGCGCCGAGATCGTGCGCCTCGCGCCCGAGACGATCTACATCGCAGGATCCCAGGGCGCGGTGAGCAGCGCAGTGGAGACGTCGTTGCGGGGCATCGCGCCCGTCGAGCGACTCGGCGGGGCGTCGCGCTATGACACCGGCAACAGCCTCATCCAGCGCATCTTCCCCCGCGCCGCCCAGGCGTTCATCGCGACGGGGAGGACCTTCCCCGACGCCCTCGCCGCGACCGGCGCCGCCGGATCCGTCTCCGCCCCGGTGATCCTGGTCGATGGCGCTCAGCCGACTCTCACACCCGAGACCCTCGCCCTCCTGGGCACGTTGGGTGTGCGATCAGTCACGATCGTCGGAGGGACCGGCGCGGTGTCGCCGGGCATCGAAGGCCAGCTCAGGAGCACCTACGACACGCAGCGGATCGGCGGTGCCGGTCGGTACGAGACCGCCGCGAACGTCAACGACGCGTTCTTCACCCCCGGCTCCGCGAATGCCGTGTTCCTCGCCACAGGTCAGAACTTCCCGGACGCGCTCGCGGGCGCGGCCCTCGCCGGCCATGTCAAGAGCCCGGTGTACGTCACGACAGCGGCATGTGTGCCCGAGGCGGCGCATCTCTCACTCCAGAGACTTGCTGCGACCAGCACTGTCGCGCTGGGAGGGACCGCGGTCGTGAGCAACCAGGCAGCGGGCAACATCGGCTGCCTGACAGCTGCAGCGCCGACCATATCCGGCGTCGCGCGCGTGAACTCGGCGCTGACCGCGAATACGGGATCGTGGACGTCCGGCACGTCCTTCGCCTACCAGTGGCTCGCCAACGGCTCCCCGATCAGCCAGGCGACCGGCGCGAGCCTGTCCGTCTCCGCCGGCCTCGCCGGCAAGCAGATCTCCGTTCGCGTCACCGGCTCGAAGGCCGGCTACCTCAGCGTGTCCGTGCAGTCCGGTCGGACGGCGGCCGTGTCGTACCCCTCACGAACCACCCCGATCGACATCAAGAACTGCCCGAGCTGGGCACCGATCAAGGGCAACGTGGGCACGAAGGAGAAGATCTACCACGTGCCCGGCGGGAGGGACTACGCCAAGACGAATCCGGAGGAGTGCTTCCGCACCGAGGCGGCGGCGGTCAGCGCAGGGTATCGGAAGTCGAAAGTGTGA